The Vicinamibacterales bacterium genome includes a window with the following:
- the mazG gene encoding nucleoside triphosphate pyrophosphohydrolase, with the protein MPSDAGSAFQTLVDIMVRLRGPQGCPWDREQTLESLRGFLLEETHEVLDAIDRGDTAALEGEIGDLIFEGVFLAQICADAGHFTVADSLGRINAKLIRRHPHIFDPGGRPLDTPGQVHQQWEQIKAREQADAGERRAVLGGVPKALPALLRAYEIGTRVAAVGFDWSRTADVVDKIEEEVAELRAAVQAEGAARTEEEMGDLLFSIANLSRKLGIDPESALRKANEKFTTRFTALEESLHAQGRSVHDATLEEMEREWQAVKRT; encoded by the coding sequence ATGCCTTCCGACGCCGGCTCAGCCTTCCAGACGCTCGTCGACATCATGGTGCGGCTGCGCGGACCGCAGGGATGTCCGTGGGATCGCGAGCAGACGCTCGAGTCGCTGCGCGGCTTCCTGCTCGAAGAGACGCACGAAGTGCTCGACGCGATCGATCGCGGCGACACCGCCGCGCTCGAGGGAGAGATCGGCGATCTGATTTTCGAAGGGGTCTTCCTCGCGCAGATCTGCGCCGACGCCGGCCACTTCACGGTGGCGGACTCGCTCGGGCGGATCAACGCCAAGCTGATTCGCCGCCACCCGCACATCTTCGATCCCGGCGGCCGTCCGCTGGACACGCCCGGCCAGGTCCACCAGCAGTGGGAGCAGATCAAGGCGCGCGAGCAGGCGGACGCCGGCGAGCGCCGCGCGGTGCTGGGCGGCGTCCCCAAGGCGCTCCCGGCGCTGCTGCGCGCGTATGAGATCGGCACCCGCGTCGCCGCGGTGGGATTCGACTGGTCGCGCACGGCGGACGTGGTGGACAAGATCGAAGAGGAAGTCGCCGAGCTCCGCGCCGCCGTGCAGGCGGAGGGCGCGGCGCGCACCGAGGAGGAGATGGGGGATCTGCTCTTCTCGATCGCCAATCTCTCGCGCAAGCTGGGCATCGATCCCGAGTCGGCGCTGCGCAAGGCGAACGAGAAGTTCACCACCCGCTTCACCGCGCTGGAAGAGAGCTTGCACGCGCAGGGCCGCTCGGTCCACGACGCCACGCTCGAAGAGATGGAGCGGGAGTGGCAGGCGGTCAAGCGTACATAG
- a CDS encoding DUF1844 domain-containing protein codes for MENPEEPAASFSDFLLWLATMIAVQFGDLPHPETGQPLEPNLPAARHFIDVMGMLQEKTAGNLAPHEEKLIDDLLFELRRRYLEAQGGQSRIIVP; via the coding sequence GTGGAGAACCCCGAAGAGCCCGCCGCATCGTTCAGCGATTTCCTCCTCTGGCTGGCGACGATGATCGCGGTCCAGTTCGGCGATCTGCCGCACCCCGAGACCGGCCAGCCGCTCGAGCCGAATCTGCCCGCCGCCCGCCACTTCATCGACGTGATGGGCATGCTGCAGGAGAAGACCGCCGGCAACCTCGCGCCGCACGAAGAGAAGCTGATCGACGACCTGCTGTTCGAACTGCGGCGGCGCTACCTCGAGGCGCAGGGCGGGCAGAGCCGCATCATCGTCCCGTAG